The Sphingobium sp. JS3065 genome includes a region encoding these proteins:
- a CDS encoding beta-3-deoxy-D-manno-oct-2-ulosonic acid transferase, with amino-acid sequence MNAPAFLRSPPFPGIKSATAAISHARQTGDAPVAVTDAVLDAIADARVGGAFWGHRPEGIRLVARAGIAVPPEALDGLSPQEIGIVGGGRHGNGVARRDLPWPADLWTVIAGARSVHAAADDELAIVAGLLGVPVYGPDLRPVAAETLREAARSAVAAARYRDCFSGEPVDVLHAVAQLSDWRRHLDGNHGIAAASGMAFWKREAIRHFLWDGVCSPPFLSAEKGLRLAVRRGGALAVWPSRVSSAAMDEARRQGVTVAKVEDGFLRSKGLGAALHPPGSVVVDRSGIYYDARFPSDMEKLLATHGFTPALEQRAARLRAMIRASGVTKYGKDMGQMIALPQGRRTILAVGQVEDDLSVEYGGAGVTGNLDLLKRVRAAEPDAFIVYRPHPDVQAGLRKGHLSDAAVLEQADAIDTGSPLMDLVQAVDEVHVLSSLTGFEALMRDRPVTVHGMPFYAGWGLTRDLAAPNGRRGRQLTLDQLVAGALILYPRYLDPVTRLPCGPEIMVERLASGAPSSMSWPVSWLIRLRTLQGKLQRFMTLSAEYFHG; translated from the coding sequence GTGAACGCGCCAGCTTTTCTGCGCTCTCCACCCTTTCCGGGAATCAAGTCCGCGACGGCCGCGATCAGCCATGCACGGCAGACCGGGGACGCGCCTGTCGCGGTGACCGACGCCGTGCTGGATGCCATTGCCGATGCGCGGGTGGGCGGCGCTTTCTGGGGCCACAGGCCGGAAGGAATCAGGCTGGTGGCGCGGGCCGGGATCGCCGTGCCGCCGGAAGCGCTGGACGGGCTTTCTCCGCAGGAAATCGGCATAGTCGGCGGCGGTCGGCACGGTAATGGCGTCGCGAGGCGCGATCTGCCCTGGCCCGCAGACCTTTGGACGGTGATTGCCGGTGCGCGGTCTGTGCATGCGGCGGCGGACGATGAGCTGGCGATCGTCGCGGGCTTGCTGGGGGTTCCGGTCTATGGGCCAGACTTGCGCCCGGTTGCGGCGGAGACGCTGCGGGAGGCGGCCCGGTCTGCCGTGGCGGCGGCCCGCTATCGCGATTGTTTCAGCGGCGAGCCGGTCGATGTCCTGCATGCGGTGGCGCAGCTTTCCGACTGGCGGCGGCATCTGGACGGCAATCATGGAATCGCTGCGGCCAGCGGCATGGCCTTCTGGAAGCGGGAGGCGATCCGTCATTTCCTCTGGGACGGGGTTTGCTCGCCACCCTTCCTGTCGGCGGAGAAGGGGTTGAGACTAGCGGTCAGGCGAGGCGGCGCGCTGGCGGTTTGGCCTTCCCGCGTGTCCTCCGCCGCGATGGACGAAGCGCGGCGGCAGGGCGTGACCGTCGCCAAGGTCGAGGACGGCTTCCTCCGGTCGAAGGGGTTGGGGGCCGCTTTGCATCCGCCGGGGTCGGTGGTGGTCGACCGGTCGGGCATCTATTATGATGCGCGCTTCCCCAGCGACATGGAAAAACTGCTGGCGACCCACGGCTTTACCCCGGCGCTGGAGCAGCGTGCGGCGCGCCTGAGGGCGATGATCAGGGCCTCCGGCGTCACCAAATATGGCAAGGATATGGGGCAGATGATCGCTCTGCCCCAGGGCCGCCGGACGATATTGGCCGTGGGGCAGGTCGAGGATGATCTGTCGGTTGAATATGGCGGCGCGGGCGTGACGGGCAATCTGGACCTGCTGAAGCGGGTGCGCGCCGCGGAGCCGGACGCCTTCATCGTCTACCGCCCCCATCCCGATGTGCAGGCGGGGCTGCGCAAGGGGCATCTGAGTGACGCGGCGGTGCTGGAACAGGCCGACGCCATCGACACCGGGTCGCCGCTGATGGACCTGGTGCAGGCGGTGGACGAGGTGCATGTGCTTTCCTCCCTCACCGGGTTCGAGGCGCTGATGCGAGATCGGCCGGTCACGGTCCATGGCATGCCCTTTTATGCGGGCTGGGGGCTGACCCGGGATCTCGCCGCACCCAATGGGCGGCGTGGGCGTCAGCTCACCCTGGATCAGCTTGTCGCGGGCGCCTTGATTCTCTATCCACGCTATCTGGACCCGGTCACTCGCCTGCCTTGCGGACCTGAAATCATGGTCGAACGTTTGGCAAGCGGGGCGCCGTCGTCCATGTCATGGCCGGTGTCATGGTTGATCCGACTGCGCACTTTACAGGGGAAGTTGCAGAGATTTATGACCTTGTCCGCCGAGTATTTCCATGGTTGA
- a CDS encoding glycosyltransferase family 4 protein, which produces MALKPFKAPGARIALRSKRESRRFVGGERPAEVILDISRLLSRSFHAAPTGIDRVEFTYARELLERMPDRLAFAAVHPAGGYYGRLKDAAVRQFLAFTAARWRNKGPVDDKESKAAVIRHLIALRPRPVPVAQGPRIYLQVSPHHLDDAEQVGAILRAEGARFVTLVHDVIPLTHPEFARPQGAQEHLKRVRTIDRYADGIIGNSQATIDALAPHLTRGLDGRVIRVAHFGADAPDMVVEGSHAVPDRPYFVYISTIEPRKNHLLLLNIWRRLVERLGDRAPVLVLIGRRGWENENVVDMLERAEILRGHVIEAGSVPDNEMNALVAGARAMLMPSFEEGYGMPVIETLSAGVPVICSDIVAHREVGGDAPDYLDPLDGLGWLRAIEAYSRPDSPERAAQLARIAGWRAPTWEAYFDIVTDMLEEMTASALA; this is translated from the coding sequence ATGGCGCTCAAGCCCTTCAAGGCCCCTGGTGCGCGGATAGCCTTGCGTTCCAAGCGGGAGAGCCGCCGCTTTGTTGGCGGCGAACGGCCTGCGGAAGTGATCCTCGACATTTCGCGGCTGCTCTCGCGCAGCTTCCATGCCGCGCCGACCGGGATTGACCGGGTGGAATTCACCTATGCCCGCGAATTGCTGGAGCGGATGCCCGACCGGCTGGCCTTTGCCGCCGTGCATCCGGCGGGCGGCTATTATGGGCGGTTGAAGGACGCGGCTGTGCGCCAGTTCCTGGCCTTCACGGCGGCGCGCTGGCGCAACAAGGGGCCGGTGGATGACAAGGAAAGCAAGGCGGCCGTCATCCGCCATCTGATCGCGCTGCGGCCCCGCCCGGTGCCGGTGGCGCAGGGGCCGCGCATCTATTTGCAGGTGTCGCCGCATCATCTGGACGATGCGGAGCAGGTCGGCGCGATCCTGCGGGCGGAAGGCGCGCGCTTCGTGACGCTGGTGCATGACGTGATCCCGCTCACCCACCCGGAATTCGCCCGGCCCCAGGGCGCACAGGAGCATCTGAAGCGGGTGCGGACGATCGACCGCTATGCCGACGGCATCATCGGCAACAGCCAGGCGACGATCGACGCGCTGGCGCCGCATCTGACGCGGGGCCTGGACGGGCGCGTGATCCGGGTGGCGCATTTCGGCGCGGATGCGCCGGACATGGTGGTGGAGGGCAGCCATGCCGTGCCGGATCGGCCCTATTTCGTCTATATCTCTACCATCGAACCGCGGAAGAACCATCTGCTGCTGCTGAATATCTGGCGGCGGCTGGTGGAAAGGCTGGGCGATCGGGCGCCGGTCCTGGTGCTGATCGGCCGGCGCGGCTGGGAAAATGAGAATGTCGTCGACATGCTGGAGCGCGCCGAAATATTGCGCGGCCATGTGATCGAGGCGGGCAGCGTGCCCGACAATGAAATGAACGCGCTGGTCGCGGGCGCGCGGGCGATGCTGATGCCCTCCTTCGAGGAAGGCTATGGCATGCCGGTGATCGAGACCCTGTCGGCAGGCGTGCCGGTGATTTGCAGCGATATCGTCGCGCATCGGGAGGTCGGCGGCGATGCGCCGGATTATCTCGATCCGCTGGATGGTCTGGGCTGGCTCAGGGCTATCGAGGCTTACAGCAGGCCGGATTCGCCGGAACGGGCGGCGCAACTGGCGCGGATCGCGGGCTGGCGGGCGCCCACCTGGGAAGCCTATTTCGACATCGTAACCGACATGCTGGAAGAGATGACGGCTTCCGCCCTTGCTTGA
- a CDS encoding HIT family protein yields MSLDGTYDEGNVFALILAGKIPSTKLYEDEHTYAFLDIQPQSKGHSLVISKWSKARNILEAEDEALAQVMATVKKVANATRKALDPDGIHVAQFNGTPAGQTVFHLHFHIVPRWEGQPRGFVAHAQGDFADPAALQAMAEEIRAQF; encoded by the coding sequence ATGAGCCTCGACGGCACCTATGACGAGGGCAATGTCTTTGCCCTGATCCTGGCTGGGAAAATCCCTTCGACCAAGCTTTATGAGGACGAGCATACATATGCCTTCCTCGACATCCAGCCGCAGTCCAAGGGGCATAGCCTGGTCATTTCCAAATGGTCGAAGGCGCGCAACATCCTGGAGGCCGAGGACGAAGCGCTGGCGCAGGTCATGGCGACGGTGAAGAAGGTCGCCAACGCCACCCGCAAGGCGCTGGACCCCGATGGCATCCATGTCGCGCAGTTCAACGGCACGCCCGCCGGGCAGACCGTGTTCCACCTGCACTTCCATATCGTGCCGCGCTGGGAAGGGCAGCCGCGTGGCTTCGTCGCGCATGCGCAGGGCGATTTTGCAGATCCGGCGGCCTTGCAGGCGATGGCCGAAGAGATTCGCGCTCAGTTCTGA
- the thiS gene encoding sulfur carrier protein ThiS, producing MSVDGTISIHINGEHRRVRGGMTLAELASELGFAPEKVAVERNLEVVPRSTLADVRVEDGDELEIVHFVGGGDLSSVEDSWTVAGQTFRSRLIVGTGKYRDFEQNAAAVAASGAEIVTVAVRRVNVSDPKAPMLTDFIDPRKITYLPNTAGCYTGEEAIRTLRLAREAGGWDLVKLEVLGEARTLYPDMVETLRATEILAKEGFKPMVYCVDDPIAAKRLEDAGAVAIMPLGAPIGSGLGIQNRVTIRLIVEGTKLPVLVDAGVGTASEAAQAMELGCTGVLMNTAIAEAKDPVLMAAAMKAGVEAGRMAYRAGRMGKRMYADPSSPLAGLI from the coding sequence TTGAGCGTCGACGGAACTATATCGATCCACATCAATGGCGAGCATCGCCGGGTGCGCGGCGGCATGACTCTGGCGGAACTGGCGAGCGAACTGGGCTTCGCGCCGGAAAAGGTGGCGGTGGAGCGCAATCTGGAGGTGGTGCCGCGTTCGACGCTGGCGGACGTGCGGGTGGAGGACGGCGATGAGCTGGAGATCGTGCATTTTGTGGGGGGTGGCGATTTGTCTTCGGTCGAGGATAGCTGGACCGTTGCGGGCCAGACCTTCCGCTCGCGGTTGATCGTCGGCACGGGCAAATATAGGGATTTCGAGCAGAATGCGGCGGCGGTCGCGGCTTCGGGGGCGGAGATCGTCACCGTGGCGGTGCGGCGCGTCAACGTGTCGGACCCCAAGGCGCCGATGCTGACGGATTTTATCGATCCCAGGAAGATCACCTATCTGCCCAATACGGCGGGCTGCTATACCGGGGAGGAAGCGATCCGCACGCTGCGCCTGGCGCGCGAGGCGGGTGGTTGGGATCTCGTCAAGCTGGAAGTGCTGGGTGAGGCGCGGACGCTCTATCCCGACATGGTGGAGACGCTGCGAGCGACCGAAATCCTTGCGAAGGAAGGCTTCAAGCCGATGGTCTATTGCGTCGACGATCCGATCGCGGCGAAGCGGCTGGAGGATGCGGGCGCGGTGGCGATCATGCCGCTGGGCGCGCCGATCGGTTCGGGGCTGGGCATCCAGAACCGCGTGACGATTCGGCTGATCGTCGAGGGCACGAAGCTCCCGGTGCTGGTCGATGCGGGCGTGGGCACGGCTTCGGAAGCGGCGCAGGCGATGGAATTGGGCTGCACGGGCGTCCTGATGAACACCGCCATTGCCGAAGCGAAAGACCCGGTGCTGATGGCCGCCGCGATGAAGGCGGGGGTTGAGGCGGGCCGCATGGCCTATCGCGCCGGGCGCATGGGCAAGCGCATGTATGCCGACCCGTCCAGTCCTCTGGCTGGGCTGATCTAG
- the aroQ gene encoding type II 3-dehydroquinate dehydratase: protein MAETRKIYVLNGPNLNMLGTREPEIYGYDTLDDIAERMEDAAGRAHVEIDFRQSNHEGHLIDWLQEAHAEGAHAVLINPGGLTHTSIALHDAIKGITVPVIEIHLSNPHAREPFRHKSYVGMAAKGTIAGFGAMSYMLALEAALEL from the coding sequence ATGGCCGAAACGCGCAAAATCTATGTCCTGAACGGTCCCAATCTCAACATGCTGGGCACGCGCGAGCCGGAAATCTACGGCTACGACACGCTGGACGACATCGCCGAGCGGATGGAGGACGCCGCTGGCCGCGCCCATGTCGAGATCGATTTCCGCCAGTCCAACCATGAAGGCCATCTGATCGACTGGCTGCAGGAGGCGCATGCGGAGGGTGCCCATGCCGTGCTCATCAATCCCGGCGGCCTTACCCACACCTCCATCGCGCTGCACGATGCGATCAAGGGCATCACGGTTCCGGTGATCGAAATCCACCTTTCCAACCCTCACGCGCGCGAGCCTTTTCGCCACAAAAGCTATGTCGGCATGGCGGCGAAGGGAACCATCGCGGGCTTCGGCGCGATGTCCTATATGCTGGCGCTGGAGGCTGCCCTCGAACTGTAG
- the accB gene encoding acetyl-CoA carboxylase biotin carboxyl carrier protein, with protein sequence MNDKAEKGAMQVDVQLVRDLAALLDDTNLTEIEVEDGDRKIRVARKAGNGHGAPAYIAAPAPVTAAPVAAAAPAEAATPAAAANAIRSPIVGTAYLAAEPGAAPYAAIGSTVKAGDTVLIVEAMKVMNAITAPHAGTVKAVLVDNGQPVEYDQPLIVIE encoded by the coding sequence ATGAACGACAAGGCTGAAAAGGGCGCAATGCAGGTGGATGTTCAACTGGTGCGCGATCTCGCCGCCCTTCTCGATGACACCAACCTGACGGAAATCGAGGTGGAGGACGGCGACCGCAAGATTCGCGTCGCGCGGAAGGCCGGCAACGGCCATGGCGCGCCGGCCTATATCGCCGCGCCCGCTCCGGTGACCGCCGCCCCGGTCGCCGCCGCCGCTCCTGCGGAGGCCGCCACCCCTGCCGCGGCCGCCAATGCGATCCGCTCGCCCATCGTCGGCACCGCCTATCTCGCCGCCGAACCCGGCGCCGCGCCCTATGCCGCCATCGGTTCGACCGTGAAGGCGGGCGATACCGTCCTGATCGTCGAAGCCATGAAGGTCATGAACGCCATCACCGCGCCCCATGCCGGCACGGTAAAGGCCGTGCTGGTCGATAACGGCCAGCCGGTCGAATATGACCAGCCGCTGATCGTCATCGAATAA
- the accC gene encoding acetyl-CoA carboxylase biotin carboxylase subunit has translation MAIEKLLIANRGEIALRIHRACHEMGIKTVAVHSTADADAMHVRLADEAICIGPPAAKDSYLNVAAIISAAEISGADAIHPGYGFLSENAQFAEIVEAHNIAFVGPKPEHIRIMGDKVEAKRTAGALGLPLVPGSDGALSSIEEAKEVAAKIGYPVLIKAASGGGGRGMKVVPSEDLLETSMKQAGSEAKAAFGDDTVYMEKYLGNPRHIEFQVFGDGNGNAIHLGERDCSLQRRHQKVLEEAPSPVLSAAERDRMGEVVRKAMADMGYRGAGTIEFLWEDGEFYFIEMNTRLQVEHPVTEMITGVDLVREQIRVAEGRPLSVEQKDLVFSGHAIECRINAEDPRTFAPSPGTVTSYHVPGGMHVRVDSGLYQGYKVPPYYDSMIGKLIVYGRTREGCIMRLKRALEEYVIEGMKTTIPLHQKLLTDPDFLNGDYTIKWLEDWLAKDEQA, from the coding sequence ATGGCCATCGAAAAGCTGCTGATCGCAAACCGGGGCGAAATCGCCCTGCGCATCCATCGCGCCTGCCATGAAATGGGCATCAAGACGGTGGCGGTCCATTCGACCGCCGACGCCGACGCCATGCATGTGCGCCTTGCCGACGAGGCGATCTGCATCGGCCCGCCCGCGGCCAAGGACAGCTATCTGAACGTCGCCGCGATCATCTCCGCCGCCGAAATCTCCGGCGCGGACGCGATCCATCCGGGCTACGGCTTCCTGTCGGAAAATGCCCAGTTCGCGGAAATCGTGGAGGCGCACAACATCGCCTTCGTAGGGCCGAAGCCCGAACATATCCGCATCATGGGCGACAAGGTGGAGGCGAAGCGCACCGCGGGCGCGCTCGGCCTGCCGCTGGTCCCCGGCTCCGACGGCGCGCTCAGCAGCATCGAGGAAGCGAAGGAAGTGGCCGCGAAGATCGGCTATCCCGTCCTCATCAAGGCCGCGTCGGGCGGCGGCGGTCGCGGCATGAAGGTCGTGCCATCCGAAGACCTGCTCGAAACGTCGATGAAGCAGGCGGGTTCGGAAGCGAAGGCAGCCTTTGGCGACGACACCGTCTATATGGAAAAATATCTGGGCAACCCCCGGCATATCGAATTCCAGGTCTTCGGCGACGGCAACGGCAATGCGATCCATCTGGGCGAGCGCGACTGCTCGCTCCAGCGCCGCCACCAGAAGGTGCTGGAGGAAGCGCCTTCCCCCGTCCTTTCCGCCGCCGAGCGCGACCGGATGGGCGAAGTGGTGCGCAAGGCGATGGCCGACATGGGCTATCGCGGCGCGGGCACGATCGAATTCCTGTGGGAAGATGGCGAATTCTACTTCATCGAGATGAACACCCGCCTGCAGGTGGAACATCCGGTGACGGAGATGATCACCGGCGTCGACCTGGTCCGCGAACAGATCCGCGTGGCGGAGGGCAGGCCGCTGTCGGTCGAGCAGAAGGATCTGGTCTTCTCCGGCCACGCCATCGAATGCCGCATCAATGCCGAAGATCCCCGCACCTTCGCGCCGTCGCCGGGAACCGTCACCAGCTATCATGTGCCGGGCGGCATGCATGTCCGCGTCGATAGCGGGTTGTATCAGGGCTATAAGGTGCCGCCTTATTATGACAGCATGATCGGCAAGCTGATCGTCTATGGCCGCACCCGCGAAGGCTGCATCATGCGCCTCAAGCGCGCGCTGGAGGAATATGTGATCGAGGGCATGAAGACCACGATCCCGCTCCACCAGAAGCTGCTGACCGACCCGGATTTCCTCAACGGCGACTATACGATCAAGTGGCTGGAGGATTGGCTGGCGAAGGACGAGCAGGCGTGA
- the arsC gene encoding arsenate reductase (glutaredoxin) (This arsenate reductase requires both glutathione and glutaredoxin to convert arsenate to arsenite, after which the efflux transporter formed by ArsA and ArsB can extrude the arsenite from the cell, providing resistance.), with product MKATIWHNPRCSKSRAALAILEGTPGVEVEVVEYLKTPPSRAEIETVLAKAGVRPSEAVRKGEAVVKEIGLDVTNDKAVLDAMAQRPILIERAIVITEKGAVIARPPERVSEVL from the coding sequence GTGAAGGCCACCATCTGGCACAACCCACGCTGCTCGAAATCGAGGGCCGCGCTGGCGATCCTGGAAGGGACGCCGGGGGTTGAGGTCGAGGTGGTGGAATATCTGAAGACCCCGCCCAGCCGCGCCGAAATCGAAACGGTGCTGGCCAAGGCGGGCGTCCGCCCCTCCGAAGCCGTCCGGAAGGGCGAAGCTGTGGTGAAGGAAATCGGCCTTGACGTCACGAACGACAAGGCTGTCCTCGACGCGATGGCGCAGCGCCCGATCCTGATCGAACGCGCCATCGTCATCACGGAGAAGGGCGCAGTGATTGCGCGGCCGCCGGAACGGGTGAGCGAAGTCCTCTAA
- the recA gene encoding recombinase RecA — MTAMLSLIDSKKTGTMDRQKALEAALSQIDRAFGKGSAMKLGSREKIEIESISTGSLGLDIALGIGGLPRGRIVEIYGPESSGKTTLALHAIAEAQKIGGIAAFVDAEHALDPGYAKKLGVDIDELIVSQPDTGEQALEIVDTLVRSNAIDVLVIDSVAALVPRAEIEGEMGDSHVGLQARLMSQALRKLTGSISRSRCLVIFINQVRMKIGVMYGNPETTTGGNALKFYASVRLDIRRTGQIKDREDIVGNATRVKVVKNKVAPPFKQVEFDIMYGEGVSKIGELLDIGVKAGLVEKSGAWFSYDSVRIGQGRENAKTYLKEHPEMAERLEKAIRGKTEEVAEGMMAGPEAEDDGE; from the coding sequence ATGACCGCAATGCTCTCACTCATCGATTCCAAGAAGACAGGGACAATGGACAGACAGAAAGCATTGGAAGCGGCCCTTTCCCAGATCGACCGTGCCTTTGGCAAGGGTTCGGCGATGAAGCTGGGCAGCCGCGAGAAGATTGAGATCGAATCGATCTCGACCGGATCGTTGGGGCTGGACATCGCGCTCGGCATCGGCGGCCTGCCGCGTGGGCGCATCGTGGAAATTTACGGCCCGGAAAGTTCGGGCAAGACCACCCTGGCGTTGCACGCCATTGCCGAAGCGCAGAAGATCGGCGGCATCGCGGCCTTCGTTGACGCGGAACATGCGCTCGACCCCGGTTATGCCAAGAAGCTGGGCGTCGATATCGACGAACTGATCGTATCGCAGCCCGACACCGGCGAACAGGCGCTGGAGATCGTGGACACGCTGGTGCGGTCGAATGCGATCGACGTGCTGGTGATCGACTCGGTCGCGGCGCTGGTGCCGCGCGCCGAAATCGAGGGCGAGATGGGCGACAGCCATGTCGGCCTGCAGGCCCGCCTGATGAGCCAGGCGCTGCGCAAGCTGACCGGCTCCATCTCCCGCTCGCGCTGTCTGGTGATCTTCATCAACCAGGTTCGCATGAAGATCGGCGTCATGTACGGCAATCCGGAAACGACGACCGGCGGCAATGCGCTCAAATTCTACGCCTCGGTTCGCCTCGACATCCGCCGCACCGGCCAGATCAAGGACCGCGAGGACATTGTCGGCAATGCGACCCGTGTGAAGGTGGTCAAGAACAAGGTTGCCCCACCCTTCAAGCAGGTCGAATTCGACATCATGTATGGCGAGGGCGTGTCCAAGATCGGCGAACTGCTCGACATCGGCGTGAAGGCCGGGCTGGTCGAGAAGTCGGGTGCCTGGTTCTCCTATGACTCGGTCCGCATCGGCCAGGGTCGGGAAAATGCGAAAACCTATCTGAAAGAACATCCCGAAATGGCGGAACGCCTGGAAAAGGCGATCCGCGGCAAGACCGAGGAAGTCGCCGAAGGGATGATGGCCGGACCCGAAGCGGAGGATGATGGCGAATAA
- a CDS encoding response regulator yields the protein MSDGKTILIVEDEAMIGMMLEDYLDTLGYRLHAIAESVDEACAKAREGGFDAALLDCNLHGEKSWPVADILAQSGIPFIFATGGMADDLPTGHATRPTLAKPFTIGAVERALNKALGVG from the coding sequence ATGTCTGACGGCAAGACCATCCTGATCGTCGAAGATGAAGCAATGATCGGCATGATGCTGGAGGATTATCTCGACACGTTGGGATACCGGCTGCACGCCATTGCCGAGTCGGTCGATGAGGCTTGCGCCAAGGCGCGAGAGGGCGGGTTCGACGCGGCGCTGCTCGACTGCAACCTGCATGGCGAGAAAAGCTGGCCGGTGGCGGACATATTGGCGCAGAGCGGCATCCCCTTCATCTTCGCGACGGGCGGCATGGCCGACGATCTGCCCACCGGTCACGCGACCCGGCCGACCTTGGCCAAGCCCTTCACGATCGGCGCGGTCGAACGGGCGCTGAACAAGGCCCTGGGGGTCGGATAA